One Caenibius sp. WL genomic window, TCCCGCTCTCGAAAGTCTCGAAATATAGGAGCCGCAGACCAGTGCCCAGCCTGATCCTCGTCCGCCACGGCCAGAGCCAGTGGAACCTGGAAAACCGTTTCACCGGCTGGTGGGATGTGGACCTGACCGAAAAAGGCGAAGCCGAAGCGCGCGCCGCTGGCCGGCTTCTGGCCGAAAAGGGCCTTCTGCCCACCGTCGCGTTCACATCGCTGCAGACCCGCGCGATCCGCACGTTGCATCTGGCGCTGGAAAATTGCGGCCGGGTGTGGATTCCGGAAACCAAGGACTGGCGCCTGAACGAACGCCACTATGGCGGGCTGACCGGGCTCGACAAGGCCGAAACGGCCGCCAAGCATGGCGACGAACAGGTGAAGATCTGGCGCCGCAGCTTCGACACGCCGCCTCCGCCGCTGGCCGCCGACAGCGAATTTTCGCTGGCGAAGGACGCGCGCTATGCCGGGATCGACGTGCCGGCGGCCGAAAGCCTGAAAGACACGATCGCACGCGTGCTGCCCTATTACGAAAGCGCGATCCTGCCTGCGCTGAAAGCGGGCGAAACGGTGATCGTTTCCGCTCATGGCAACAGCTTGCGCGCGCTGGTGAAGCACCTGTCGCAGATTTCCGATGCCGATATCCTCGAACTCGAAATCCCCACCGGCCAGCCGATCGTCTATGATTTCGAAGCGGCGGGCCGCCCGGGCGAACGGCAATACCTGAAGGATCGTTGAGCCAATGAGCGCACCCATCGCTATCGTCATGGGCAGCCAGTCCGACTGGCCGACCATGCAATGCGCCGCCAAAGTGCTGGACGAACTGGGCGTGGGTTACGACGCGCGAGTCGTATCCGCCCATCGCACGCCCGAACGGATGTACGATTTCGCGAAGGGTGCGGCCGATGAAGGCTTCAAGGTCATCATCGCGGGTGCGGGCGGCGCGGCGCATCTGCCGGGGATGATTTCCGCCTTGACCCATCTGCCCGTCCTCGGCGTGCCGGTGCAGTCGAAAGCGCTTTCCGGCCTCGATAGCCTGCTGTCCATCGTCCAGATGCCCGCAGGCGTGCCCACCGGCACGCTGGCCATCGGCGAAGCGGGCGCGACCAATGCCGGGCTGTTTGCCGCTTCGATCCTCGCCACCAACGATGCGGCGCTGACCGAGCGGCTCAAGGCCTGGCGCGCGGCGCGACGCGATGCCGTGACCGAAAAGCCCAGCGACGCGTGAACGGCGGGCCCATGATCCCGCAAGGCGGCACGATCGGCATACTCGGCGGGGGCCAGCTCGGCCGCATGCTGGCCGTGGCGGCCGCGCAACTGGGCTATCGCTGCCATATCTACGCCCCCGAACAGGATAGCATCGCCGCCGATGTCGGTGCCGCATTCACTTGCGCGGACTGGCACGATGCCGAAGCGCTGACGCGCTTCGTGCGGGATTGCGATGTCATCACCCTCGAATTCGAGAATATCCCGGTCGCCCCGCTGAAAGCGATTCCGGCGGGCAAGCTGGCCCCCGGCACCAACGCGCTGGAAGTGGCGCAGGACCGGCTGCGGGAAAAGCGCTTCGTCGAAACGCTGGGCGGCGTGCCCGCCCCGTTCGCCCCGGTCGATTCGCGCGAGGATCTGGACGCTGCCATCGAACGGATCGGCACGCCCGGCATCCTCAAGACCGCACGTGACGGGTATGACGGCAAAGGCCAGTGGCGCATCGGCAGCGCGCACGATGCCGATGGCATAGCTTTGCCCGGCGTGCCTCTGGTCTATGAAGGCTTCGTCCGGTTCGAAGGCGAATTCTCGGTCATCCTGGTGCGCGGGCGCGACGGCGCGGTGCGGTTCTGGGACAGCGCCGAAAATGTGCACGAACACGGCATTCTGGCGCGTTCCACCGTACCGGCCGACCCGGCCGTCGCGCGCCATGTGGCCGCCGCGCGCAAGCTTGCCACCGAAGTGGCCATCGCGCTCGACTACGTCGGCGTGCTGACGCTGGAATTCTTTGCCACGGCGGCGGGCCCGGTGTTCAACGAAATGGCCCCGCGCGTGCACAATTCGGGCCACTGGACGATCGAAGGCGCGATCACCAGCCAGTTCGAAAACCACATCCGTGCGATTTGCGGATTACCGCTGGGCAGTACCGCGCTGGTCGCGCCGCAAGTGGAAATGCGCAATCTGATCGGCGACGAAGCGAGCGACAGCGCCGCCATTCTGGCCGATCCCGCCAACCGACTGCACCTTTACGGCAAGGCGCAGGCGCGCGAAGGGCGCAAAATGGGCCATGTCACCCGGCTGGGCTGGATCTGATCCTGCGATGACGCAGGCCCTGTTCCTGATCTATGCCCGTGCGGAAAACGGCACCATCGGGCGTGACAATGCCCTGCCCTGGCGCATTCCAGCCGATTTGAAGCGGTTCAAGGCGCTGACCATGGGCAAGCCGATGATCATGGGTCGCAAGACGTTCGACAGCTTCCCCCGGCCGCTGCCGGGGCGGCGCCACATCGTGCTGACACGCGACACCGCCTGGCAGGCCGAAGGGGCCGAGCCGGTCCATTCGCTGGCCGAGGCGCGGGCCGCGGCGGGCGACGGCGAAGTGGCGGTGATCGGCGGGGCGGAAATCTATGCCCTGTTCCTGCCGCTGGCCCAGCGGATCGAACTGACCGAAGTCCACAGCCCGTTCGCGGGCGACACACATATGCCCGCGCTCGGCCCGGAATGGCATGAAACCGCGCGCGAAGATCACCCCGCAACCGGGGATGCGCCCGCCTTTTCTTTCGTAACCCTGCAACGCGCGGTAGAGGCGGCGCGATCATGATTCGCCTCGATTCCCGCACGCCCGTGCCCGAACACCTGCGCGGCGCCATTCTGGCGCTGGGCAATTTCGACGGTTTCCATCGCGGCCATCAGGCCGTGGTGGGCGAAGCGATCCGGCGCGCGCGCGAACAGGGGCGGCCCGCCATCGTCGCCACGTTCGATCCGCACCCGGTGCGCTTTTTCGATCCCCAGGCCGAACCTTTCCGCCTGACCACGCTGGACCAGCGCGCCGAACTGTTCGCCGCCGCCGGGGCCGACGCGATGCTGGTGATCGGCTTCGATGCCGATGTGGCGGGCATGTCGGCGCAATCCTGGGTGGAGGATGGGCTGCATGGCCACCTCGGCGCGGCGGGCGTGGTGACGGGGGAGGATTTCACGTTCGGCAAGGGGCGCAGCGGCAATCCGCAGGTCCTGCGCGAACTGGGCGCGCCGCTGGGGCTGGACGCCGTGACAGTCGGCCCGGTGCATGACGATACAGGGCCGATCTCCTCCAGCCGCATCCGTGCGGCCTTGAAAGCCGGCGATTGCGCCACCGCCACCGCTCTGCTCACCCGCCCCTTCGCGATTCGCGGAGTGGTGCAGCATGGCGACAAGGTCGGCCGGACGATCGGCTTTCCCACCGCCAATCTGCCGCTCGACAATTATCTGCGTCCGCGCTTCGGCATCTATGCCGTGACCGGGCATCTCATCGGGCAGGATACCGTGCTGAAAGGCGCGGCCAATATCGGCGTGCGCCCGCATTTCGACCCGCCCAAGGAATTGCTGGAACCGCATTTCTTCAACTTTTCCGGCGATCTCTACGGGCAGGAAGTGGAAGTGGCGTTCCACCATTTCATCCGCCCCGAAGCGAAATTCGCCTCGCTGGATGAGCTGGTGGCGCAGATCGGCCGGGATTGCGACCGGGCGCGCGAACTGCTGGGCTGACGGTCGACCGCGCTGCGCCCCTTCCCCAAGGCCGCACTTTGCTTTAACGGCGCTGGCCCATGAGCGAACAGCGCGACTATCGAGACACCGTCTTCCTGCCGAAGACCGATTTCCCCATGAAAGCCGGCCTGCCCCAGAAGGAGCCGGGCATTCTGGCGCGCTGGGAAGCGGACGGCATGTACCAGCGCCTGCGCGAAGCGCGCGCGGGGCGGGAACAGTTCATTCTCCACGATGGTCCGCCTTACGCCAACGGCGACATGCACATCGGCCACGCGCTGAACCATATTCTGAAAGACATGGTGGTGCGCACGCAGACTCTGCTCGGCAAGGATGCGCCCTATGTCCCCGGCTGGGACTGCCACGGCCTGCCCATCGAATGGAAAGTCGAGGAACAGTACCGCAAGAAGAAAAAGAACAAGGACGAGGTCCCGGCGAAGGAATTCCGCGCCGAATGCCGCGCCTATGCCCAGCAGTGGGTGGACACGCAGCGCGAGCAACTCAAGCGCCTCGGCGTGTGCGGCAACTGGGACAAGCCCTATCTGACCATGGATTTCGCGGCGGAGGCGACAATCGTTGCCGAACTGCTGAAATTCGCGGAAAGCGGCCAGCTCTATCGCGGCGCCAAGCCGGTGATGTGGAGCCCGGTGGAAAAGACCGCGCTGGCCGAAGCCGAAGTGGAATACGAGGATATCACCTCGACCCAGGTCGATGTGGCGTTCGAGATCGTCGAAAGCCCGATCCCCGAACTGGTCGGCGCGCACGCGGTGATCTGGACCACCACGCCATGGACGATCCCGGTCAACCAGGCGCTCGCCTATGGTCCCGAAGTGGAATACCACCATTACCGGGCGCATGACGGGCGGCGTTTCCTCATCGCGGTCGATCTGCTCGAAGCCTTCTTCGCGCGCACCGGCCTCGGCCCGGTGGCGGAGGACATCGAAGGCGATGTCGTGCTCAGCGAATACGCGCTCGGCACGTATCGCGGCGCGGACCTTGCCGGAACCGTCGCACGCCACCCGATGCACCATCTGGGCGGCTTCTTCGCCGAACCGCGTCCGCTGCTCGCCGGCGATTTCGTCACCACCGACAGCGGCACCGGCCTCGTCCACATGGCGCCCGATCATGGCGAGGATGACTTCGACCTGTGCAAGGCGCGCGGCATCGGCCCCAAATTCGTGGTGGAGGCCGATGGCCGCTATCGCGAAGACTGGCTGTGGCTGCCGCGCACGGACGAACGCTCCGCCTCGGTCATCCATCCCAAATTCAACGCGCCGGAAGGCCCGGTTTGCGAAGATCTGCGCGCGGCGGGCGCGCTGCTGGCGGCCAGCGCCGATTACCAGCATTCCTATCCGCATTCGTGGCGCTCCAAGGCCAAGGTGATCTATCGCTGCACCCCGCAGTGGTTCGTGCCGATGGACAAACCGATCGACCGCGACACGCCGCGCTGCGCCGCCGAGGCGGAAATCCGCGCCGCGCAGGGCGATGGCGAAACCCTGCGCCAGACGGCGCTGCGCGCGATTGCCGAAACCCGCTTCGTGCCGGACAAGGGCCGCAACCGCATCGGCTCCATGGTCGAAAGCCGCCCGGACTGGGTGCTTTCGCGCCAGCGCGCCTGGGGTGTGCCGATCACGCTGTTCGTCAGCCGGGCAACCGGTCAGTATCTGCGCGATCCGGAAGTCAACGCCCGGATCATCGCCGCGATCCGCGAAGGCGGCGTGGATGCATGGGATGAAGAAAACGCGCAGGCCCTGCTGGGCGAACGATACGATCTGGCCGACTTCGAGCGTGTGACCGACATTCTCGACGTGTGGTTCGATTCCGGTTCCACCCATGCTTTCGTGCTGGAAAGCGGGCGCTGGCCTGAACTGACCCGCCCGGCAGGCTACACCGGCCCGCCCGCCGATCTTTATCTCGAAGGCAGCGACCAGCATCGCGGCTGGTTCCAGTCGAGCCTGCTGGAAAGCTGCGCCACGCGCGGCCGCGCGCCTTACAAAGCGGTGCTGACTCACGGTTTCACCATGGACGCCAAGGGCATGAAAATGTCCAAGAGCCTCGGCAACACGATCAGCCCGCTGGATGTGATGCGCGATTACGGCGCGGACATCATCCGCCTGTGGGCGCTGTCGGTGGATTACACCGAAGATCACCGCATCGGCCCGGAAATCCTCAAAGGTGTGGCCGACCAGTACCGCAAGCTGCGCAACACGTTCCGCTACATGCTGGGCGCGCTGGCCGATTTCGACGAGGCGGAACGTCTGCCCGTGGCCGAAATGCCCGAGCTGGAACGGTATATGCTGGTCCTTCTCGGCCAGTTGGATGCGACTTTGCGGCAGGCGGTCGATGCGTTCGATTTCAACACCTATGTCCGCGCGCTGACCGATTTCTGCAACGAAGACCTCTCGGCCTTCTATTTCGATATCCGCAAGGACTGCCTCTATTGCGATGCCCCCGGCGATCCGCGCCGCCGCGCCTATCGCAGCGCGCTCGACACGCTGTTCCATGCCCTGATCCGCTATGCCGCGCCGGTGCTGGTCTATACGGGCGAGGAAGTGTGGGGCACCCGCTATCCGGAAGGGGGCAGCGTCCACCTGCTCGAATGGCCCGCGGTGCCCATGACCGAAGCGGATCTCGCCAAATGGGCGCAACTGCGTTCGCTGCGGGAAAAGGTGAACGAAGCGATCGAGCCGCTGCGGCGCGAAAAGGTGATCGGTTCGGGGCTGGAAGCACAAGTGGCCGTGCCCGCCGCCGCCGTGCCCCCGGGCACCGCCAACGCCGCCCTGGCCGAACTGTT contains:
- the gpmA gene encoding 2,3-diphosphoglycerate-dependent phosphoglycerate mutase, whose translation is MPSLILVRHGQSQWNLENRFTGWWDVDLTEKGEAEARAAGRLLAEKGLLPTVAFTSLQTRAIRTLHLALENCGRVWIPETKDWRLNERHYGGLTGLDKAETAAKHGDEQVKIWRRSFDTPPPPLAADSEFSLAKDARYAGIDVPAAESLKDTIARVLPYYESAILPALKAGETVIVSAHGNSLRALVKHLSQISDADILELEIPTGQPIVYDFEAAGRPGERQYLKDR
- the purE gene encoding 5-(carboxyamino)imidazole ribonucleotide mutase, coding for MSAPIAIVMGSQSDWPTMQCAAKVLDELGVGYDARVVSAHRTPERMYDFAKGAADEGFKVIIAGAGGAAHLPGMISALTHLPVLGVPVQSKALSGLDSLLSIVQMPAGVPTGTLAIGEAGATNAGLFAASILATNDAALTERLKAWRAARRDAVTEKPSDA
- a CDS encoding 5-(carboxyamino)imidazole ribonucleotide synthase, producing MIPQGGTIGILGGGQLGRMLAVAAAQLGYRCHIYAPEQDSIAADVGAAFTCADWHDAEALTRFVRDCDVITLEFENIPVAPLKAIPAGKLAPGTNALEVAQDRLREKRFVETLGGVPAPFAPVDSREDLDAAIERIGTPGILKTARDGYDGKGQWRIGSAHDADGIALPGVPLVYEGFVRFEGEFSVILVRGRDGAVRFWDSAENVHEHGILARSTVPADPAVARHVAAARKLATEVAIALDYVGVLTLEFFATAAGPVFNEMAPRVHNSGHWTIEGAITSQFENHIRAICGLPLGSTALVAPQVEMRNLIGDEASDSAAILADPANRLHLYGKAQAREGRKMGHVTRLGWI
- a CDS encoding dihydrofolate reductase — encoded protein: MTQALFLIYARAENGTIGRDNALPWRIPADLKRFKALTMGKPMIMGRKTFDSFPRPLPGRRHIVLTRDTAWQAEGAEPVHSLAEARAAAGDGEVAVIGGAEIYALFLPLAQRIELTEVHSPFAGDTHMPALGPEWHETAREDHPATGDAPAFSFVTLQRAVEAARS
- a CDS encoding bifunctional riboflavin kinase/FAD synthetase — encoded protein: MIRLDSRTPVPEHLRGAILALGNFDGFHRGHQAVVGEAIRRAREQGRPAIVATFDPHPVRFFDPQAEPFRLTTLDQRAELFAAAGADAMLVIGFDADVAGMSAQSWVEDGLHGHLGAAGVVTGEDFTFGKGRSGNPQVLRELGAPLGLDAVTVGPVHDDTGPISSSRIRAALKAGDCATATALLTRPFAIRGVVQHGDKVGRTIGFPTANLPLDNYLRPRFGIYAVTGHLIGQDTVLKGAANIGVRPHFDPPKELLEPHFFNFSGDLYGQEVEVAFHHFIRPEAKFASLDELVAQIGRDCDRARELLG
- the ileS gene encoding isoleucine--tRNA ligase, which gives rise to MSEQRDYRDTVFLPKTDFPMKAGLPQKEPGILARWEADGMYQRLREARAGREQFILHDGPPYANGDMHIGHALNHILKDMVVRTQTLLGKDAPYVPGWDCHGLPIEWKVEEQYRKKKKNKDEVPAKEFRAECRAYAQQWVDTQREQLKRLGVCGNWDKPYLTMDFAAEATIVAELLKFAESGQLYRGAKPVMWSPVEKTALAEAEVEYEDITSTQVDVAFEIVESPIPELVGAHAVIWTTTPWTIPVNQALAYGPEVEYHHYRAHDGRRFLIAVDLLEAFFARTGLGPVAEDIEGDVVLSEYALGTYRGADLAGTVARHPMHHLGGFFAEPRPLLAGDFVTTDSGTGLVHMAPDHGEDDFDLCKARGIGPKFVVEADGRYREDWLWLPRTDERSASVIHPKFNAPEGPVCEDLRAAGALLAASADYQHSYPHSWRSKAKVIYRCTPQWFVPMDKPIDRDTPRCAAEAEIRAAQGDGETLRQTALRAIAETRFVPDKGRNRIGSMVESRPDWVLSRQRAWGVPITLFVSRATGQYLRDPEVNARIIAAIREGGVDAWDEENAQALLGERYDLADFERVTDILDVWFDSGSTHAFVLESGRWPELTRPAGYTGPPADLYLEGSDQHRGWFQSSLLESCATRGRAPYKAVLTHGFTMDAKGMKMSKSLGNTISPLDVMRDYGADIIRLWALSVDYTEDHRIGPEILKGVADQYRKLRNTFRYMLGALADFDEAERLPVAEMPELERYMLVLLGQLDATLRQAVDAFDFNTYVRALTDFCNEDLSAFYFDIRKDCLYCDAPGDPRRRAYRSALDTLFHALIRYAAPVLVYTGEEVWGTRYPEGGSVHLLEWPAVPMTEADLAKWAQLRSLREKVNEAIEPLRREKVIGSGLEAQVAVPAAAVPPGTANAALAELFITSTVSCSEEGAMEVTPTEHHKCGRCWRHLPDVAEDGALCARCDDALVQAEAAQ